From a single Vibrio tubiashii genomic region:
- the zapD gene encoding cell division protein ZapD: MTTHYFEHPLNEKTRIYLRVEALLNQLDVAAQFSDDMQHLIFYRSLFDLLEIFEQIQLKSELAKDIEKQRLTYRSWLNVEGVDQDMLQNILNEVDAVHSDLMGAERFGQSLKEDRFLSAIRQRFNLPGGSCCFDLPALHHWLHLPLENKKADASQWLSTLRPLAEALKLWLKLTRETGHFHAIQANSGFYQSDADEANILRLEIPMHFGVYPMISGHKNRFAIKFIEFESGQASVANVEFKLAVCS; the protein is encoded by the coding sequence ATGACCACGCATTATTTTGAACATCCACTAAACGAAAAAACTCGCATCTACCTCCGTGTTGAAGCTTTGCTTAATCAACTGGATGTAGCGGCTCAGTTTAGTGATGATATGCAGCACCTGATTTTCTATCGTTCTTTGTTTGATCTGCTTGAGATCTTCGAGCAAATTCAACTTAAGAGTGAGCTAGCCAAAGATATCGAAAAGCAAAGATTAACATACCGCTCTTGGCTCAATGTCGAGGGAGTTGACCAAGATATGCTGCAAAATATCTTAAATGAAGTCGACGCGGTACACAGTGATCTAATGGGTGCTGAACGTTTCGGGCAAAGTCTTAAGGAAGACCGCTTCCTAAGTGCAATTAGACAACGTTTCAATCTCCCAGGAGGTTCATGTTGCTTTGACCTACCAGCACTTCATCACTGGCTACACCTACCACTTGAAAACAAAAAAGCCGATGCATCTCAGTGGCTTTCAACCCTAAGACCACTCGCTGAAGCCCTCAAGCTTTGGCTTAAACTCACGCGAGAAACGGGTCACTTCCACGCCATTCAAGCCAATTCAGGTTTCTATCAAAGTGACGCCGATGAAGCCAACATTCTCCGCTTAGAAATCCCGATGCACTTTGGCGTCTACCCTATGATTTCAGGGCATAAGAACCGCTTCGCGATAAAGTTCATTGAGTTTGAATCGGGTCAAGCATCGGTTGCTAACGTTGAGTTCAAACTCGCTGTGTGTAGCTAA
- a CDS encoding prepilin peptidase — protein sequence MDVFDYYPWLFPTLATLFGLIVGSFLNVVIHRLPIIMEREWRAECAESFPEYQISPPEGTYNLSVPNSTCPKCDTPIRMIDNIPVVSWLILKGKCRQCDNKISMRYPLIEILSAGLCFVIANQFALSYFSIALLFFTFTLIAATFIDLDTMLLPDQLTLPLTWAGITLALFGISPVSLQDAVIGAMAGYLSLWSIYWLFKLATGKEGMGYGDFKLLAALGAWLGWQYLPMIILLSSLVGLIFGLIQLKLKSQGIDKAFPFGPYLAIAGWLSMMWGNDILNWYLSNFLGI from the coding sequence ATGGACGTTTTTGACTATTACCCTTGGCTTTTTCCTACACTAGCAACATTGTTTGGTCTTATCGTAGGCAGCTTTTTAAACGTGGTTATTCATCGCCTGCCGATCATCATGGAACGTGAATGGCGAGCCGAATGTGCGGAAAGCTTTCCTGAATACCAAATATCGCCCCCAGAAGGGACTTACAACCTCAGCGTTCCAAATTCAACTTGCCCCAAATGCGATACCCCCATTCGCATGATAGACAACATTCCTGTTGTTAGTTGGCTGATACTGAAAGGGAAATGTCGTCAATGCGATAATAAAATAAGCATGCGCTACCCTCTGATTGAGATCTTATCAGCAGGTCTATGTTTTGTTATCGCAAATCAGTTTGCATTGAGCTACTTCTCGATTGCCTTGCTGTTTTTCACCTTTACCCTTATCGCGGCAACCTTTATTGATCTCGACACCATGCTGCTGCCAGACCAACTCACTCTTCCTCTAACTTGGGCAGGAATTACACTCGCTTTGTTCGGAATAAGTCCTGTGTCTCTGCAAGACGCGGTGATCGGTGCAATGGCTGGCTATCTTTCTTTATGGTCAATTTACTGGCTGTTTAAGCTAGCCACAGGCAAAGAAGGGATGGGTTACGGAGACTTTAAACTGCTTGCCGCCTTAGGCGCTTGGCTGGGTTGGCAGTATTTGCCGATGATCATTTTGCTCTCTTCTTTAGTTGGCTTAATTTTTGGCCTCATTCAGCTCAAATTGAAAAGCCAAGGAATCGACAAAGCCTTCCCATTTGGCCCTTATTTAGCTATTGCAGGCTGGTTGAGCATGATGTGGGGAAATGACATTCTCAATTGGTATTTAAGCAACTTTTTAGGAATCTAA
- the yacG gene encoding DNA gyrase inhibitor YacG encodes MSKITIVPCPQCGQDVTWGEQSPFRPFCSKQCQMIDFGEWADEENTIPGAPDMSDADGWSEEQY; translated from the coding sequence ATGTCTAAGATTACCATCGTTCCTTGCCCTCAATGCGGCCAAGATGTTACATGGGGCGAGCAGAGCCCTTTCCGCCCGTTTTGCAGTAAGCAGTGTCAGATGATTGATTTCGGCGAGTGGGCTGACGAAGAGAACACGATCCCCGGTGCACCAGATATGTCTGATGCTGACGGCTGGTCGGAAGAACAGTACTGA
- a CDS encoding type II secretion system F family protein: MKATSHQLKQYRWKGVNQRGKIVSGSTLALSDNEVKDKLSEQSIRVKSLRRKSLSLVTRLTQRVKKKDITLLTRQLSTMLATGVPLIQALKLITLNHPKAEMRSILSHISKEVESGNPLSQSLGTASPLFDSLYTDLVATGEQSGNLAEVLQRIADYREKSQRLNAKVTKALIYPTMVMTTAFAVTYLMLTMVIPQFEAMFAGFGAELPWLTQQVLALSAWLQTYSGPSLIGLMLLSGVIKLGLTKSYRLQLLFSRALLKIPLLGNILTKAAIAKFSRTLATSFNAGIPILEGIRASAKTVRNQHYHQAIKAALLDVTAGMPLYLSLRNSDCFPEMVLQMIMIGEESGRLGEMLHKIADVYEFEIDNTVDNLGKIIEPTIIIFLGIVVGGLIVAMYLPIFNLMSVLG; the protein is encoded by the coding sequence ATGAAAGCAACATCTCATCAACTCAAACAGTATCGCTGGAAGGGGGTTAACCAGCGAGGAAAGATCGTCTCTGGCTCTACGCTGGCCTTAAGTGACAACGAAGTGAAAGATAAACTGAGTGAACAATCGATTCGTGTTAAATCTCTAAGAAGAAAGTCACTGTCTCTCGTTACTCGCCTAACACAAAGAGTCAAAAAGAAAGACATCACTCTACTCACGAGGCAGCTGAGTACTATGCTCGCGACTGGAGTACCTCTTATTCAAGCATTGAAGCTTATTACTCTTAACCACCCCAAAGCTGAGATGAGATCGATCTTAAGCCACATAAGCAAAGAGGTAGAATCAGGAAACCCGCTCTCTCAGAGCTTAGGCACCGCTAGCCCGCTATTCGATAGCCTTTATACCGACCTCGTTGCCACTGGAGAGCAGTCTGGCAACTTAGCGGAAGTACTCCAACGTATTGCTGACTATCGGGAAAAATCGCAACGACTTAACGCCAAGGTAACCAAAGCGCTCATCTATCCCACTATGGTGATGACCACGGCTTTCGCTGTGACGTATCTAATGCTAACGATGGTGATACCTCAGTTTGAAGCGATGTTTGCAGGCTTTGGTGCTGAGTTACCTTGGCTTACCCAACAAGTGCTGGCCTTATCCGCTTGGTTACAAACCTATTCAGGACCTAGCTTAATTGGATTGATGCTGCTATCAGGGGTCATTAAGCTCGGTTTAACAAAATCATACCGACTTCAATTACTGTTTAGTCGTGCCCTACTCAAGATCCCGCTGCTCGGCAACATTTTAACTAAAGCGGCAATTGCTAAATTTAGCCGAACACTTGCCACTAGCTTTAACGCCGGAATCCCAATTCTAGAAGGTATAAGAGCCTCCGCTAAAACGGTTCGTAACCAGCATTATCACCAAGCAATCAAAGCGGCTTTGCTCGATGTCACTGCAGGTATGCCGCTGTATCTTTCACTGCGCAACTCTGACTGTTTTCCCGAAATGGTTTTGCAGATGATAATGATAGGTGAAGAGTCAGGTCGGCTCGGAGAAATGCTACACAAAATTGCCGATGTGTATGAGTTTGAGATCGATAATACTGTTGATAACCTTGGTAAGATCATAGAGCCCACGATAATCATCTTTCTAGGTATTGTTGTCGGTGGTCTGATTGTCGCAATGTATTTACCTATCTTTAATTTGATGAGTGTCTTAGGATAA
- the rplS gene encoding 50S ribosomal protein L19: protein MSNIIKALEEEQMKKDLPNFAPGDTVVVQVKVKEGDRERLQAFEGVVIAIRNRGLHSAFTVRKISNGEGVERTFQTHSPMVDSIEVKRRGAVRRAKLYYLRERSGKSARIKEKLAKK from the coding sequence ATGAGTAACATCATCAAGGCTCTTGAAGAAGAGCAAATGAAAAAAGACCTACCTAACTTCGCACCTGGTGACACAGTTGTTGTTCAAGTTAAGGTAAAAGAAGGTGACCGTGAGCGTCTACAGGCTTTCGAAGGCGTTGTAATCGCAATCCGTAACCGTGGTCTACACTCTGCATTCACTGTACGTAAGATTTCTAACGGTGAAGGCGTAGAGCGTACGTTCCAAACTCACTCTCCAATGGTTGATAGCATCGAAGTTAAACGCCGTGGTGCAGTACGTCGTGCCAAGTTGTACTACCTACGTGAGCGTTCTGGTAAGTCTGCTCGTATTAAAGAGAAACTTGCTAAGAAGTAA
- the coaE gene encoding dephospho-CoA kinase (Dephospho-CoA kinase (CoaE) performs the final step in coenzyme A biosynthesis.), protein MALVIGITGGIASGKTTVADLFQQEFGIEIVDADIVARQVVEPKSQGLQAIEQHFGQSVIQQDGTLNRAKLREIIFSDPSQKEWLNNLLHPMIRAQMLSELAEVQSEYALLVIPLMVENNLQALADKVLVVDVDEQSQIQRTVERDQVDTAQAKAILSSQATREQRLAIADYVIKNNTENQKLLPQITELHKKFLEISRENR, encoded by the coding sequence ATGGCACTAGTTATTGGTATTACTGGTGGCATTGCCAGTGGTAAAACAACGGTTGCAGACCTATTCCAGCAAGAGTTTGGCATTGAGATTGTGGATGCTGACATTGTTGCTAGGCAAGTGGTTGAACCCAAAAGCCAAGGCTTGCAAGCCATTGAACAACACTTTGGTCAAAGCGTTATTCAGCAAGATGGCACATTAAACCGAGCAAAACTGAGAGAAATCATCTTTAGCGATCCGAGCCAAAAGGAATGGCTGAACAATCTACTCCACCCTATGATTAGAGCCCAAATGCTCTCTGAACTTGCCGAAGTACAATCAGAGTATGCCTTACTGGTCATCCCTTTAATGGTGGAGAACAACCTACAGGCACTTGCAGATAAGGTGCTAGTGGTCGATGTAGATGAGCAATCGCAAATTCAGCGCACGGTTGAGCGAGACCAAGTTGATACTGCTCAAGCGAAAGCGATTCTCTCTTCGCAAGCAACGCGAGAGCAGAGATTAGCCATCGCGGATTATGTGATTAAAAATAATACAGAAAACCAAAAACTTTTGCCTCAAATCACAGAATTACATAAAAAGTTCCTAGAAATCAGTAGGGAAAATCGGTGA
- the trmD gene encoding tRNA (guanosine(37)-N1)-methyltransferase TrmD, whose amino-acid sequence MWVGVISLFPEMFRSVTDFGVTGQAVKKGLLSIETWNPRDFTHDKHRTVDDRPYGGGPGMLMMVQPLRDAIHAAKQASPGKTKVIYLSPQGRKLDQQGVEELATNENLLLICGRYEGVDERIIQSEVDEEWSIGDFVMTGGEIPAMTLIDSVSRFVPGVLGDFASAEEDSFANGLLDCPHYTRPEVLDDKEVPAVLKSGNHKDIRRWRLKQSLGRTWLRRPELLENLALTDEQEQLLAEFIKETRAK is encoded by the coding sequence ATGTGGGTTGGCGTAATTAGCCTATTTCCTGAAATGTTCCGTTCTGTTACTGATTTTGGAGTAACAGGTCAAGCGGTTAAAAAAGGTCTTTTGTCGATTGAGACTTGGAATCCTCGTGATTTCACGCACGACAAACATCGCACTGTTGATGATAGACCTTACGGTGGCGGCCCTGGCATGCTTATGATGGTTCAGCCTTTGCGCGATGCTATCCACGCAGCCAAGCAAGCGTCACCGGGTAAGACGAAAGTCATCTACCTTTCTCCTCAAGGTCGAAAACTTGACCAACAAGGGGTAGAGGAACTGGCAACAAACGAGAACTTGCTTCTTATTTGTGGCCGTTACGAAGGGGTAGATGAGCGTATCATCCAATCTGAAGTTGACGAAGAATGGTCAATTGGGGATTTTGTGATGACGGGTGGTGAAATACCAGCCATGACGTTGATTGATTCAGTGTCTCGGTTTGTTCCGGGTGTACTAGGAGATTTCGCGTCAGCAGAAGAAGACTCTTTTGCTAATGGCTTGCTAGATTGCCCTCACTATACGCGCCCTGAGGTGTTAGACGATAAAGAAGTACCTGCGGTACTCAAGTCTGGTAACCATAAGGACATTCGTCGCTGGCGACTAAAACAGTCGTTAGGCCGTACTTGGCTAAGAAGACCAGAGCTCCTGGAAAACCTAGCTCTGACTGACGAACAGGAACAATTACTGGCCGAGTTCATTAAAGAGACCCGAGCTAAGTAA